The Campylobacterota bacterium sequence TGCGAAATCGCTTCGAAACGGGCCTGGTCGGTAATGATCGCATTGGGTTCGATGGCAAAGTCGTATACACCGGTCGTTGCGTACGAAGCCGTTTTGCTTTCCGTAACGCGGGATATGTTCATTGTCACCGTCGCGCGGTACGTAATGATGTAGCCGTTCGTGTCGTATTGCAGGGGCGAGAACCCGACGCCGCCGATGGAGATGGTGAGGTGGGTTTTAGCACTGTGCTTGGGGCGCAGCGCGGTTCGGAATTTGGTGATGACCGCTTTGTCCACGGCGTCTTTGATGATGACCGTATTCTGCGGGTCTTCCATCGAAATGATCACTTCGGTGCTGACGCTCTCCCCGACGACGTTTTTGGCATAATGCGCTGCCGGGGCATAGCCGCATCCGGCCAATGCAAGGCTCAACACGACCGATGCGACCGTTTTTTTCATCATTTATCCCTTGATAACCAGATTGACAAGCTTGCCGGGAACGACGATCTCTTTGAGGATCTCTTTGCCTTCGAGCCATTTTTCCACCGCCGCTTTCGCTGCGGCAAGGATTGCTTCGTTCGAATCACCCACTCCCACTTCGATCGTTGCACGGTTTTTGCCGTTAACCGAAACCCCCAGGGCGATGTGATCGACTTCAAATACCTCGTCGAGCACTTTTTGGGGGCCGAAATTTTTACCTCCGAAGAGCGTCCGGGAGAGTTCCCAGCACAGGTGCGGAACGATCGGCTCCATAATGGAGCTCAGGATCCAGTACCCTTCGCTCCAGACGTCGGCGTTGTTCTGCTCGTTCAGCGCGTTCATCGCTTCCATTACCCCGGCGATGAGGGTGTTGAAGGTGTGGCGTTCGGTATAGACGTCCTGGGCGCGTTTGAGCGCTTCGTACACTTTTTTGCGCGCCGCTTTCTCCTCTTTGGAGAGTGCCGCGTGATCGATCGCCGGGATCGTTTGGGTCGGGGTCACCTTTTGGCTCCGGTCGGCGAAACGCTTGAGGAAACGGAATGCCCCTTCTACCGCGCTGTCGTTCCATTCGAGTTCCTGCGTCGGCGGTGCGGCGAACAGGATGAAAAGGCGTGCCGTATCGGCTCCGTATTTGGCGACGAGTTCCCCAGGATCGACGGTGTTCCCTTTGGATTTGGACATCTTGGCCCCGTCTTTGAGGACCATCCCCTGGGTAAGGAGGTGGTCGAAAGGCTCGTCCGAACGGACGTATCCCAGATCGCGAAGCATTTTCGTAAAGAACCGCGCATAGAGCAGGTGCAAAATCGCGTGCTCGATCCCCCCGATGTAGTGGTCGACGTTCATCCAGTACGCAAGCGCCTCGGGGTCAAACGCCTCTTTGTAATCGTTTTTGACCGTATAACGGAGGAAATACCACGACGACTGGATAAAGGTATCCATCGTATCGGTCTCCCGTACTGCCGCCTTGCCGCATTTTGGGCAGGCGCAGTGTTTCCACGTCGGGTGATGGTCCAGCGGGTTCCCCTCGCCGGTGATCTCCACGTCTTCGGGAAGTGCGACGGGAAGGTTCTCTTTTTTCTCCGGTACGATGCCGCAACTCTCGCAGTGGATGAGGGGAATCGGAGCGCCCCAGTAGCGCTGACGACTGATCCCCCAGTCTTTGAGACGGAAATTGACCACTTTTTTGCCCAGTTTATTGGCCTCGAAATAGTCCATGATCGCGGCTTTCGCACTGACGTTGTCCATGCCGCTGAATTCTCCGCTCTCTCTCAAGAGCCCCGTTTCGGTGTAGGCACAGCCGCTGGGGAGTTCACCCTCGGCGGGAAAGATGACCGGGTTGAGCGGAAGGTTGTATTTGGAGGCGAATTCGTAATCGCGCTCATCGTGCGCGGGAACCGCCATGACCGCACCCGAGCCGTAATCGGTCAAAACGAAGTTGGCGACCCATACGGGGACTTTCGCGCCCGTCAGCGGATGGATCACGTCGATTCCCAGCGCCACCCCCGCTTTGGGCTGTGTGGCGCGTTCGCGCGCACCGACGCGTTGCATGGCGCGGATCGCTTCCGCGCTCGTCTCATCCAGCAGTCCGAACGAGAGCATGTGGCGAACGATTTCGTGTTCGGGGGCGAGTGCCGCGTAGCTGACACCGTAGATCGTGTCGGGACGGGTCGTAAAGACTTCGAACCCGTCATACACGGCCCCAAGCTTCGCTTCGCTTGCCTCGTCGAGCCTGAATCTAAACTCCAGCCCGTACGATTTGCCGATCCAGTTCTCCTGCATCGTCAACACCTGCTTGGGCCATTTCCCCTCGAGGGTTTTCAGCGATTCCAGGAGCTCTTCGGCGTAATCGCTGATTTTGAGATAGTACTGGTACATCTCTTTTTGCTCGATCGGAGTGCCGCAGCGCCAGCATCCCCCCTCCACGACCTGTTCGTTGGCCAGAACCGTCTGGTCATGCGGACACCAGTTCAAAAATCCCTGTTTCCGGTACAAAAGCCCCTTTTCAAACATATCGATGATAAAGGCCTGCTCGAACGCCGTGTATTCCGGGTTGGAAGTGGCGAACTCACGTTCCTCGGAAAACGACAGTCCAAGCCCGGCAAGCTCTCCGCGCATCGTCGCGATGTTTTCATAGGTCCATTTTTTGGGATGGACACCGTGTTTGATCGCGGCGTTCTCCGCCGGCATCCCGAAACTGTCCCAGCCGATCGGATGGAGGACGTTGAACCCCTGCTGGCGGTAGTAGCGCGCAAATGCGTCACCGATGGTGTAGTTGCGCACGTGCCCCATGTGGATCCGCCCCGAAGGGTAGGGAAACATGCTGAGGACGTATTTTTTCGGTTTGGAAAAATCGTTTGAAGGTTCGTAGGCTTTGGTTTCGCTCCAGAAGCGCTGCCATTTGGCTTCAATCTCTGCGGGGGAATAATTCAAAAAAGGCTCCTGTTATTCGTAATTCTCTTTGGATTTGGCACTCTCGATAAAGACCATGATAATCGAAAAAAGGTTGGCGATCAGTGCGCCGATGGCCAGTGCGACGGCCCACTGGATGCTGCCGACGACCTCCATGTAGATGAACGCGGGGATCAGGTGCAAATCGGCCACGAGCGATCCGGCGAGCAGTTCGGCGGCCAACAGGTTGCGGACACCGAGCTTGAGAATCGTCGAAATGATGTTCAGGCTCGCCGCCACGAACAGCATCATCGACGTATGATCGTACAAAAACGCCGCCGTCGACGTCAAACTCATCAGCGTGAAAAAAACGTATACTACTTTACCCCAATCCATCGTTCACTCCTTATTTAGACTACGCCCTGCTCGAATTGCGCGCGCATTTTCTCTTTTTCCGCCTCGCGGGCCGCCTTTTCGGACAGTTTCGCCCGATAACGCTTGATGTCGAAACCTAAAATTCCCAGCAGCGGGGAAGCGACGAAAATCGAACTGTACGTCCCCACTACAACCCCTACGAGCAACGTAGTCGCGAATGTGTTGATGATCTCTCCTCCGAAAAGGAAAAGAGTCACCAGAACCATCAGTACCGTC is a genomic window containing:
- the lptE gene encoding LPS assembly lipoprotein LptE: MKKTVASVVLSLALAGCGYAPAAHYAKNVVGESVSTEVIISMEDPQNTVIIKDAVDKAVITKFRTALRPKHSAKTHLTISIGGVGFSPLQYDTNGYIITYRATVTMNISRVTESKTASYATTGVYDFAIEPNAIITDQARFEAISQGAEKAIDAFIAKLAAEGAKPPKEESR
- the leuS gene encoding leucine--tRNA ligase; the encoded protein is MNYSPAEIEAKWQRFWSETKAYEPSNDFSKPKKYVLSMFPYPSGRIHMGHVRNYTIGDAFARYYRQQGFNVLHPIGWDSFGMPAENAAIKHGVHPKKWTYENIATMRGELAGLGLSFSEEREFATSNPEYTAFEQAFIIDMFEKGLLYRKQGFLNWCPHDQTVLANEQVVEGGCWRCGTPIEQKEMYQYYLKISDYAEELLESLKTLEGKWPKQVLTMQENWIGKSYGLEFRFRLDEASEAKLGAVYDGFEVFTTRPDTIYGVSYAALAPEHEIVRHMLSFGLLDETSAEAIRAMQRVGARERATQPKAGVALGIDVIHPLTGAKVPVWVANFVLTDYGSGAVMAVPAHDERDYEFASKYNLPLNPVIFPAEGELPSGCAYTETGLLRESGEFSGMDNVSAKAAIMDYFEANKLGKKVVNFRLKDWGISRQRYWGAPIPLIHCESCGIVPEKKENLPVALPEDVEITGEGNPLDHHPTWKHCACPKCGKAAVRETDTMDTFIQSSWYFLRYTVKNDYKEAFDPEALAYWMNVDHYIGGIEHAILHLLYARFFTKMLRDLGYVRSDEPFDHLLTQGMVLKDGAKMSKSKGNTVDPGELVAKYGADTARLFILFAAPPTQELEWNDSAVEGAFRFLKRFADRSQKVTPTQTIPAIDHAALSKEEKAARKKVYEALKRAQDVYTERHTFNTLIAGVMEAMNALNEQNNADVWSEGYWILSSIMEPIVPHLCWELSRTLFGGKNFGPQKVLDEVFEVDHIALGVSVNGKNRATIEVGVGDSNEAILAAAKAAVEKWLEGKEILKEIVVPGKLVNLVIKG
- a CDS encoding DUF6394 family protein, yielding MDWGKVVYVFFTLMSLTSTAAFLYDHTSMMLFVAASLNIISTILKLGVRNLLAAELLAGSLVADLHLIPAFIYMEVVGSIQWAVALAIGALIANLFSIIMVFIESAKSKENYE